CGCGTGCGACGGTTTGAACGGCCGCCAACTTGTCGGCCAACCAATTCCGCAGGTCGTCCGCGAGATCGTCGCGGATCGCAATCGCGTTCCCCTCTCGACTTTTCTCATCGGCCGCGTCCAACTGAAGGAACGCGCTCCCGGCCGTCAAATCGAGTTGCCCGACCGTGAGTGTCGCCAGCTCGTTCTTCCGTAACCCGGTCAGGACCAGTGTCTTGTAAATCAGTGCCCGTTCGCGCCCGAGGGCTTGCAGCCGGGCTACCGTTTCGGGCTTCAGGTCGGCCGCGGTTTGTCCTTTACGATTTCCGCGGCGGATCGTCTGGGTGTCGGTCAGCGGGCGGACGGAGGCGACCGCGAGCAGGCGCTTCAGTTCGTCCTCGGTGAGGGACCGGCGCTGGCGGCGCGGATCCGACTTCTGATCCGCTTTGGGCACACGGTTGAGGTCGTGGCCGACCAGACGCCCGGTCCCGACGCACCAGTTCGCGAACGCGATGAGGGATTCGCGGTAGTAGTTGCGGCTCCGCGCGCTCATGCCGTCCTCGATTCGGGCGGCCATCCAGTTCTCCACCGCTTCCCGGTCGAAATCGGCGGGCGTGGCGAACCCGCAATCCTTGGACACGCACCGCACGGCCCGCAGTACGTTGGATCGGTACGTGTCTGAGACTTCGGCGGCGATCAGCGAGCGTGTGTACGCGGCGAGGTGCTCCTCGAGCGGGACCGCGGCTTGTCGGGCCGCGTCGAGGGCCTTGCGGTCCAGGGTGCCGGACTTGATCTGCTCGCCCTCGCGCTCCCATTTCTTGAGCATCTGTTCCGCGGCCTGTTTGTCGCGGCACTCGGTCGGGCGGACAACGACTTTCCCGGTCGCGTCCCGGTACTTTGCGAAGTACGTCGCAGATTCGGTCACGATCCGGTCCGCGCCACCCGTGCCCTTCGTGAGGGGCGCGGTGCGGAGTTTGCCACGCACGCGCCACCGAGCGATCCGCTCGGCGCCCTTGACCACGATCTCGGCTCCGACCGGAACCGCGCGCGTTGATTGCTTCTTGAACACGGCACCCATCGGTCATTCCTTCGAGGTATTGTCCGCTTGTGTTCGTTCGGAACTCGTCAACCGCAACCCGAAATACGCAGCGAGTTTGTCAGCCACATCCAACCGCAGTGAGTTCTTCCCTCGCACGAACCGGGACAGGCTCGCGCGCTGAATTCCGGTTTCTTGTGCGAGTCGCAGGAGCGGTAACCCGCTTTCGAGCACGGCCCGCCGCAGCACTTCGGAGATCGACGTCTCGGGCACCATGTGTGTGAATTATCACACGCGGCAATTCACTTTTCAACGTTCGTTGCTTGGGCGGCGACCGTGTTAGCGGGTCGCCGCTTATGGTCCCTTATGGGATGGCGGAACGGGTGTTCCTGGGAATTTGGAACACCCGTTCCTCATACAGCCGGAACACCCGTTCCGGTTACTTCGGTGCGGTCCGGGTTCACCCCGCGAACCCGGTACGTCGAGGGGCCAGTCCCGGCGCGCCCGCGCCGAACGACCTTCACCAGTTTCGCCATATCCAGTTCGGCGAGGGCCTTGCGAACGGCCCGTTCGGTCACTCCGGCGCGCCGGGCGAGGTCCGCCTGACCGGTGCGGGCCAATCCGTTCGGCTTGGTGTCTCGCCACAGGATCAGCCACACCGCTACCGCACTCGGGGTCAACCCCGCGAGGGTGTAATCAATGAAGCCGTTGATCTCCACGAATCGCCCGTGTGTGGCGCGCGTTCGCTTGGGTTTGGTTCCCGGAGCCGGCGCGACCGGCGGGAGCATCGTGGCCCCGCGCAACGAGTCGGCCGCGCGCCCGTTCGGTGCGCTCACCACTCACCCCCTTCGGGATCAGCGGGGCGCCGGCCCCACACGTCGCGAACCGCGCCGGCCAGCTTACCGTCGTCCCGCTCGGCCGGGTCGAATCGCTGAACACGCCCGTCGAACCGGAGGGGAATATCCACCGGTTCCCCGTACCGACTCTTCGCGTGCTTCAGGGTCACCGAACCGGAATCATCCACGTTATCACGGACCAGCAGGAACGCATCGTCGGTCCCGTACTCGAGTTCGCTGGACTCACGGAAACTGGCGAGGTTGAGCCCCGAATACCCGCTCCGCCCGTTCTCGTCGCGCTGGCGCCCGACCGCGGCCACCACGAGTACCGCGACCCCGGCGTCCGCGAACCCGCGCACGTATTCCATCGCGGCATCGATCGCGGCCTTGCGGTGCGCGTGGTCCCCGGGCGGGGCGATGCGCTGGATGTAGTCGAGCACCAGTACGTCGGCCCCGAACGCATCGGCCGAGCGCGCGATGTTATCCAGCGAGTACGGCGGGCGCGCGAACGCCAGGCGCGGCACGAACTCGGCCAGCGTGTTCATCCCGACCGTTACCCGCTCACCGTGCTCGGGTTTTAGGGTCCGGTGCCGGATCGCGTGCAGGTCGATCCCGGACAACCGGGACATCTGCCGGTCCATGAGCGCCGCGGGCGGCATCTCGACGTTCGCGACCAGAACTTTGAGCGCGGGCGTCAATCGGAGCGCGTCCACAACCAACTGCATCACGAGCGCCGTTTTCCCGGCCCCGGGGGAGCCCCCGAACATGGTGACGATCCCCGGTCCGATCTCGATCCGAGTGAGCGGGTTCCCCGGTTCCGCGACCGGGTACAGGGTCGGCGGTTTCCCGGAGAGTAAATCCCCCTTCCACGCCGCGAACACGTCGGCCGCCGGTACGAATGCCGGATTCATGTAGCACCGCCGTTCGCCTTCGCGTCGCTGTTCTCGATCCCGCAAACGATGGTGCGCACCACTTCTGTTGGGGCCAGCCCCGAATCGAGCGCGGCCTCGACGAGTAGCGCGTGAACGAGTTCGGGCGGTGCCCCGTGCTCGCGCAAATCGCCGGCCGCGCGGAACAGGCGCGTGTGGCGCTCGCCGTCCGATGCGCCGTCACGGATGAACGCGAGCGTGTCGCGCTGGAGCCGGGACCGGCCGGGGTGCCGTTCGGCCGCGGTCACCCGGCGCTCGTGGAGTGCGGTTTCGGCTTCTATCCAATCGGTTGCCAACAGGGGCGGGGCGGCCGTCACGTCGGGCACCTCGAACCCGAGCGGTGTGCCGGCCAGTTCCGTGATACGGTCGATCGACAGGTGCATCATCTCGTCGTAGGTGAGGCGGCGCTTGTGCAACTTGGTCTTCGGGTGGGTGCTGTTCGGCGCGCGGAACAGGCGCACCTTGTCGTAAATGCTCGTGTCGATCACCACCCCGACCTCGGCCGCGAGCCCCTCCGCGATCCGGCGGCACACCGCGTTGAACGCGACCGACGGCTCCGGGTTGTGCGTGAGCGGAACACCGAGGTGGAACCCTTTGCGCCCGCTGAAGAACACCAACAGGTCGTCGTCGCGGAACTCGGAGTACCGGAACAGTACGAAGTTCGCGAGCCGGCGCACGTCGGCGAGCGCGGCGTCGGGATCGTCCCGGTCCACGTCGGCCCACAGGTACGGGGACCAGCACGGACCGGTGAAGCCCTTCGGAGAGCCGCGCTGGTCGAGGTGAGACCGGAAGCCCGCGCAGAAGGCGAACGCGGAAAGGTAGCACTCGCTCTCGGGTTGGGCGCGGGGATCGGCGGCACAGTGGGCCGTGAACGCGGCGGTCGCATCGACCAACCGCCGCGGTTCGCTCACCGGCCCGACCACCCGAAACCCGAACGGGTAGTCGGTGCGGTTCACGGGTTCGGTCCCCCGTCCGTGCCGGCGTCGGTCCCCGCAGCACCCGCAGGATCGGAAGGGGCGAAGGGGTCGGCCGTCGGTTCCTGAACGCGGATCACGTCCAGGTTCTTGACCTCGTTGCGCTCGGTCCCGTCGTCGTCCCGGCGCAGGGTGACCGTCAGTTTGCACACCAGTCGGTTCGCGGGGAACGGCTGCCGGAGCTTCGCCGTACTGTCGATCCCGAGTTTGGCGAGGTCGCGCTTGGTGTACGGGAGCGCGGCCGGGGTGAAGTATTTGGTCACCCACAGGCGCCGGCCCGTGTACTCGCCCTCGAGCACACGGAACTCGATCGTGTACCCGTCGGTCCCGGTGCGCGCCTTGTCGAGCTTGCCCCCGATCGCGAGCGCAACGAACACCCCCTTGGGGAGCGGCCCGAAATCGTCGGCGGCCTCGGTCGCGTCGAATCGGTCAAAAATGTCGTCACTGGCCCCGTTGCCACCGGGTAAAATCCCGGTGAGGGGCTTTCTCGGCGTAGTCATCGGAAAAGGCTCCTTGAGTTCGAGCGACGGCCGATGGGACGCAACCCCGTCGGCTTTCGCGTTCGGTAGGTCGAAAAATGTGTTGAGGTCGGTCTGTCGGTTCACGCCTTCACTTTGCCGGCCAGCCATTCGTCCACGATGCCCTTGTGAAATCGCACCAGGCGGCCGAACCGGATCAAACCGGGGATCTCGCGTGCATCGATCATTCGGCGCACGTGACGGGTCGAACACTTCATGAGCGCGGCGAGGTCCGGCACATCGTAGGTGCCGCCCTCCAGTGCGGTGCGCTTCTCGGTCGGGTCGGTGATGGTCGCCATTGGCGTCTCCCGTGAGTGGAGCGGGCGCCGTTTGCCCGCGTTCACGAGAAGTAGACGCGACAAGTTCGCTCAAAGCCTCAGCGCGGCGGTTTCCTGATTGTCAGGAAACCCCGAGTGGACAAGCCGCGACTTGCGAACTCAGCGAAAGAAGTGAGGCGCCAGATTTTCGTCAGGAAACGTTTCCTGATTGGGTTTCCTGGTCGGGGTTATCTTTGATCCAGGCGATCGCATTCTTAAAAAGTGATCGGTCGACGGTTTCATCGGCCTCGGCTACCCGAGTGCGGAAATCCTTATCGTTGCGAAAGAGATCGAGAAGTGCCTTTGGGCCAACACCCGGTTTATATTTCGCTCGGATCAGGACATAAACATTGCGTAGTGCGTTCTGCTGTGGTGTGGTCTTCGGCCCCTTACCAAGCTTCGGCCGGCCACCGATGTTCCTTGCCAACTTCGGGGAACCCGTCTCGGAGTTGTTCGCGGGCATGTTCTGCGTGGACGTGCTTGTCGCGGGTACAGATGTTTTCTCAGAAGTTTTGATTTCCTGGCCATTTGCCACACCTGCACCGTTTGTACCGATGAGGCCGTCCATCAACTTCCCGAACTCGTTCAGCGATAGGGGCCACATGGCCTCAATGTTCCGCTTATGAGAATCTGCTACCTCGCCAACGAAATACAGAAGCGCCAGTTCGTCAAGTTCCTTGTGCAATGTTGCACGACACGCCTTAACCAACTGTCGATATACCGAGAGTTCAACCGCCCGCTCCGGAGTCAATCGCCCGCTTTGGGGAGCGTTCAGCGCCATCGAGTGCGCGCGGTTCGTGAATTCGTTCATCGAACTCACCGGCTTATACGTTCTCTGCCGCCACTCCTCAAATCGCGCGAGTTCTCCCTGGTAACGCATTAAATCGCGGACGTCACTCACCGTGTAAACGATGGGCGACTGCTCGGCGACGTTCTCTTGATTCGGCTCGGGTACAGCACTGGTTGCTGTCGCCAGTGCGCCGTCCGCGGGCGCGTCTGTTTGTCGTGGGGTAGGTGCGCCCGGCAGATGCACAGCAGGAGCACCGGGGCAGCCAAGCACACTGACGACTTGCTCAACGGTCAGTTGATCGACGTCACGTGTCCCGCACTGCCGGATCGCGCACACCTCACCGCGCACCCGGAGCAAGTTCGCGTAGTCGAACACCCCATAAACTCGGTTCACGTGTGCTTCGAGGAACGGAAACGCGGGGTGATCTTTGTGTTCGGCAGTCGATTCGTACATCCCGGCCTGCAGGCGCCAATGGCCTGTTCCCGGATCGTTGTTCATGGAGTCGGCGGTGGCGCGCAGGCTCGCAACCACCTGCTCCACACCCTGGACGGAAAGCAGCAAATCACCGAACGTCTTGATTCCAGCTTCAAACGGGCGTTGTGCGGAAACTGGCAACTTCGGCGGGCGCTCGGCCGCGTCGAGTGCGTCCTCGATGGCGATGAACGTCATCGCGTCCACTTCGGTGCGGGAGCATTTCAGTGCGTTTGCGACGCGCGTTCGAAGTTCGCGGAACTGGCTCAGTGTCAGCGTATCGTGTCCGTCGATGTTGAAGCGGTCGAGAAGACGCTCCAGGCCGGGCATCTGGTCCAGTCGTGGGTGGAAGCGGTATTGTTTGTTATAGAAATCGACGGTGTACGCGGTCGTTCGGCCCCGTTCGTTCCTGAACGAGTCCGCGGTGAAGCCTGCCTCCATATCGTGGTTATCGAGCGTCGCGAGTATGGAACTCAGGTCGCCGAACGTCTCGACGCGCTCCGGGTACTCGGTCCAGTGAACGGCCACGTGCGCTTCCTCCTGGATATACATAGTTCCATCCGGAACGATACCCCGGAACAGAATCGCACGAGAGGTCAGTAGACGTCACAATTTGTCAGCGAATGTCATTTCGGGACGAACGCGCCACAACGCACCTGGGCGCCGGGATCGGGTGAGAGTTCGATGTTGTGGGTTGTAGGGGCTTAACGCGGAGTTTGAACGATGTGGCGCATGCACGACGGCAATCGCGTTTTCACGGATGCCGAGTGGGAACTGTTCGCGGCAGGATTGGATCTGTTATGCAGCTTCGTCGAGAGTGACATCAGTTCGGGAACGAATTACACCGAATCCGGCGTTGGGGTGTTCGACAGGCTCACCGCGGAACAGAAACTCGCGCTCCTCGCGGACGTGGCTTCGGCCCTTCGCGACCCGGCGATCCCAATGCCTTTCCATACGGCGGCAAATGAGGGTGCGATTGCTGCCGTATTCCGGTCTGTCTGGGACGCACTGGAGGAGGAACTCGACGCACAAGGGTCGGGCGAGAAGCGGACCGAGATCCGTCAGTTGATCCGCGATGCCGCGGCGGATTCGCTCGACCGCCCGAACCGACTCCCCTCGCCCAAGCATCCGAAGCGCACGGTGTGGAAGAACCTGCTCGAACTCATCGAAGGGCGTGTGTTTTGGGATTCCGATTACGCACTCGACGACGGGCTACTCGACATGCCGCCGGAAGGCACCCAGGCCGTCCTCGCTTCGTTGACGATCGACCCGAATTACTTCCTCTCTGTTCCGCGCGATCCCGATGAGGCCGGGGTGATCGCGGCACGTCAGACGCTTGCGCGGTTGCTCGGTCTCGCGGTCCCCGACGATCACGGGTTGTACCCGGCCCTTGATGACCGGTTCCACGGCCTGTTCGTCGGACCGTGTTCGCCAGAGGAATTGGCCCGCTGGGAGGACCACCCGTGGGTCCGCGTCGTTAGTTCGGTGTCACCCGACTGGGAGTGTGATCTCGATGAGTGGGCGGCGCATTTTCGCGACGCGATTCCGAGTACGCCCTTCGTGATCGAACCGGATACCGCCGGGGCGTGGGCGAACATTCCACTGCCCGACGGCATCCGCCCGGAGCTATTTGGCGCGAAGTGGGTGATCCGCGACGAGGTTCATGGGTACTGGTGTGACGTGGTTGATAACGCCTGGGCGGATGTGGCGGATGAGTACATTCCGATTTTCGGGTCAGAAGCCGAAGCGCGGGCGGCCTATCTTCAAGCCGATCACATGTACGACGAGCGGGCCGCACGCCGCCGGGCTGCCGAGGCACTGTTGGGGTTGGAGGAATGAATTCTACAACTGACCCGCGAACGCTCGGTTCAGCACCGACGGCAGCAGCGCGTCCAGTTCGGTCGTGGTTTCTGCTTGGAGCGCCCGTAATGAGCCCAACTGAGCGAACATTTTTACCGCGAGTCGCTGCTGTCCAAGTGTTGGCATCGGGAGCCTAAGAGGGAGAACCAACTCTGGACGAACACGTTCCCTACGGGCGCCCACCCCACGAGTTGGTTCCGCGAGTCGCTCCCAAAACCACGGAGTTCTAACTAACTCGCCCAGGTAGTGAGCATCGGCTTCTTCTGGGCGACAACGAAAGGTGCGGTATTCGGGAGATACAAACCAACCCGCCAATTTCGGAGGGCATACAGCAATCGCCCCCTCCCAACCCTTCACTTGACTGAGAACGAGGGCACCTGGGTACAGGGTGTTGAATGATTTGTAAGTCGTGGAGGTTCCAGTGACTGCTTCCTTCGAGAATAACCCCTCACCAAATCCCCGTACCCCTACTTGGGGATAAAGGCCTTCTGGTGACACCTGTTGCTTGATCTCGTGGAGTTCAAGGAAGCTGCTTATCGGAACCACCCGGCCACCGGCCATCTTGCAATGAACGCTGGTTACAAAACGTGATTGTTCTGACTCAATCTCATCCCGCAACCGCCGAGCTTCGCCCACACGCGACGCAATCGCGTCCACCCGAGCCACGATCCGCTGCTGTTCAGTTAGGGATGGGAGGGGCATCGTGTAAGCGAGAACATGAGCCGGTCGAATGGCTGCATAGTTGGTCGAGCCCTGGGCTTCGACTTGCTCGCGGAATGCTGGGGTGCGGATGAAGTAGTCGAGGAACTGCCGTTCGAGCTTGGTCTCATTGATGCCGAATAGGAAGTAGTGACTGCTCACGACCGCTCCGTCTAACTCCTTCGGCACAATCCCGAACCCGCCGAGTTTTGCGTCGATCTCCGCAACCAAGAACTCACCGGGACGACAAACCTGTTGCTTTTTCGTCTTGATCTCAGCGCCAGTAACGGTGTCACGTAACACAACGCCCTGCGCGTGGAGTTGCACTCGGCACCGTTTGTACAGATTCAGGTCGTCTATCTGAATGAACTCTTTCCGATGGTTTAGCACTTCCCCGAGGGGCACGAGCGGCCATGTCATTGCGCGCCCCCGGTGAGTAGCACCTTGATTTCGCCCATGATGGCCGCGATTCGCGCCTCTTTCGCGAGGATGCTTTCGACCAGTTGCTCGGGCGGGAGGTGTTCGGCGTCGACCTTGGCGTTTGGGTTCTTGCGGTCCAAGTTGCACCCGGTCTCCATCAACTCCGACACGGGCACCTTCCACGCGCGTTCGTTCTCCGCGCGGTTCTTCCACCACGCGACGCAATCCGAAAACGCATCGAACGACATCGGGGCCGTTTTGGTGTACTGCTTGCGGCCCTCCGGCGGCGGTATCTCGTAGTACCACACGTCGCTCGTCGGCCCACTGCGATCGAAGAACAGGATGTTCGTCGGGATGCTGGTGTACGGGGCGAACACGCCGTTCGGCAGCCGAACAATGGTGTGCAGATTGAAGTTGGTCAACATCTCCTGTTTGATGCGGCCGCACACCCCGTCACCGAACAGCGTGCCGTTGGGAACGACGACCGCCGCGCGCCCCGGCTTCGGCGTCTTCCGTAACTTCCGCATGATAAGTTGCAGGAACAGCAGCGCGGTTTCGGACGTCTGCTTATCGGCCGGGAATCCGTTCTGAACCCCCTTCTCCTCCTCACCCCCGAACGGCGGATTGGTGAGGATCACGTCCACGCGCTCCGCGTCGCCCAACTCCGAAATCTTCACCGCCAGACTGTTACCTTTTGTTATCTGCGGGGCATTCAGGCCGTGCAGCAGTAGGTTCATCTGGCACAGCATGAACGGTAGCGGCTTGGCTTCCTGCCCGAAAACGCTGCGCTGTTGGAGCGTGGCAAAGTCCTCGGTCTTCTTCGCCTGCTTCTCCAGGTGCGTAAACGCTTCCACGAGGAACCCGCCGGTGCCGCACGCGGGATCGAGGACCGTTTCGCCGAGCCGCGGATCGAGCGCGGTCACCATGAACTGCACGACCGCTCGCGGGGTGTAGAACTCGCCCGAATCGCCGGCCGCGTCGCGCATCTCCTTCAGCATGGACTCGTACAGGTGGCCGAGGGTGTGAATCTCGTCCGTGCTGTCGAAGTGGATGCCGTTCACCTTGTCCACGATGTCCCAGAACAGCGTGCCGCTTTCCATGCGGTTGAGCACGCCCGCGAACACGCGCCCGATCACCTGGCGCTTCGGGTCGGAACTGTCGGCCAGCGTCCGCATGTAGGGAATGAGGCCCGGCCCCTGTTCCCCATTGGGCAGCGGCGTGTCTTCGAGCGAAAGGAATTTGATGAGGGTGTCGCCCGCGAAGTTGTCCTTGAGCGCCCAGTCGCGCCACCGGTACGGCGCGTCGATGGTCGGACGGTACTTCCGCTTGGCGAGTTTGGCGTCGGTCTCTTCGGCCTGCTCGTGGTCGTCGAGGAATTTGAGGAACATGAGCCAAGTGAGCATCGGCAGCCGGTCGAGGTCACCGTTCAGCCCGCGGTCCTTCCGCATGATGTCGCGGGCGGATTTGAGCAGCGACCCGAGGCGCTGGGCGGTGGTGAGTGGGACCGCGGGCGCCTTGGGCTTCTTCGCTTTCGCCATTTCGCGACGATCCTTCCATCAACCGGCGTAAAGTTTCTCTTGCAGCGCATCAACAGCGGCGAGTAACTGACTGGGGCCACTGAACCGGGCCACGATCTCCCCGGGCGGGCCGAACGCGGACAGCGGCGGCACCTTCAGCGCGTCCGGCAACTCGAACTCGCCGATCCCGTGTTCGACGTACTTGTCGATCAGCGCCTCCAGCACGGGGCGAGCGGGAGGCCCGAACCCGGCGAGAAACGCGGCGGCACTAGCCCGCAACTTGTCGGCGCGCTGCTTGCGCGTGAGCAGGGGGGATTTGTACGCGAGATGGCACAGCAGGTCAAACGGATCGGCGTCCGGCTCCCCCACTTCGGCCGCGAGCACGCGGAGGTCGATGGCGCGCTGGTCGAGTTCTTCCAGAACCGCCTTACGCCCCTCGGGATTGGCCCACTGGGTTCGCAGTGCGTCCGCGTCGGCGAACAGGTCGCGCACTTCCTCTGCGGTGAACCGCGGCATATCGCCAACGCGGAGTTGCTTCCCGCTCGCGTCGAGGTCGTAAGTCACCTCGGTATCGATCCAGCCCGGCCCGCCGTGAACCCTCAGTTTCACGCGCCCGCCCGTCTGTTCGGGCAGGATGCCAGCCGGAACATTGAAATCCTCGTCCGGTTCCGGGTTCGTGGTGGTTTCGGTCGCGACCGTCTGCCCGTACTCGTCGATCTCCTCAGCGGTCACCTCGGGTGGCTGTCCGTCGAAGTCCGGGTCTGCGAACTTCTCGGTGGCGCTACCGGTGTAATCGAGAATGTTGAAGAACAGTTTCCCCTTATCCTCGCGGCACCGTGTCCCGCGCCCGATGATCTGCTTGAACTCGGTCATCGAGTTAACCGGGCGGAACAGCACCACGTTGCGGCACGTCGGCGCGTCCACACCGGTCGTGAGCAACTGCGAGGTGGTGAGGATCACCGGGAAGTCCTTCTCCAGATCCTGGAAGTCGTCGAGGAACCCCGCACCTCGCTCACCCTCGTCCGCGGTCACGCGCGCGACGTAAGAACTCCCCACCTGGACCGCTGCCGGTGCGAGGTCTTTGTTCAGGTTGTGCAGCTCCTGGCGCATGATGTCCGCGTGGTCCTGGTCGGCGCAGAACACGATGGTCTTGTCGTAGCGCCCGTTCCTCTTGAGGAAGTTCGTGAGGTGGACCGCGACCGCCTTGTTCCGGGCCTCGATCGAAATGACGCGCTCGAAGTCCTTTGTTTGGAACAACCGGTCGGGGATCGGGTTCTTGTCCTTGTCCTTCTGCCCCTTGTTCGGCCGCCAGCCGATCGCGTCGAAGGACGTGACGATGCGGTGGACGCGATACGGGGCCAGGAACCCGTCCTCGATCCCCTGCTTGAGTGAATACGTGTAGAGCGGGTTCCCGAAGTACAGGTAACTGTCCTTGTTCTCCTCACGCAACGGGGTCGCGGTCATGCCGAGCTGATACGCGGGCTCGAAGTAGTCCAGAATCTCGCGCCACCGGCCCTCGTCGTTGGCCGAACCGCGGTGGCACTCGTCGATCACGATGAGGTCGAAGTAGTCGCGCGCGTACTGCTGGTACAATCCCGGCACCCCGTCCGCTCCGGCGAGCGACTGGTACAGGGCGAAGTACATCTCCCGCCCCTTCTCCGCCTTCCCCTGGATGCGCAGGCGCGTGTCTCCGAACGGCGCGAAGTCCCGGTCCTTCGGGTCGTCGACCAGCTTGTTCCGGTCCGCGAGGAACAGAATGCGCGGGCGCCGCTTCGGTTCCCCCTTCGCGTTCCAGTATGCGGACCACAATTTCCAGCAGATCTGGAACGCGACCGTGGTCTTCCCGGTGCCGGTGGCGAGCGTGAGCAGGCACCGGCGCTGCTGCTTGCCCACGATGGCCTGGAGCGCCCGCTCGATGGCGACGCGCTGGAAGTACCGCGGGCGCTTATCGGGCCAGTGATAATCGGGCACCAGGAGCGCGTCCGTATACCCGGGCGCGAGGCTCATCCCCTTCAGGTACCGCTGCCACAGTTCGGTCGGCGTGGGAAAATCCGCGCGCTCGGTCTCGGTGTGGGTGAAGTAGTCGTACTCGATGACCTTCGTGCCGTTGGTCGCGAACGCGAAATAAAGCCCGAGAATCTGGGCGTAATCTTTCGCCTGCTGGAGCCCGTCCCCGGCCGGGCGGATGTTCGATTTGGCTTCAACCACCGCGAGTAGCACGTCGCGCGTGAAGTACAGGAGGAAGTCGGGGATCTTCTTCTTGAGGCGCCGGGGCTTACCGCCCGGGAGTACGATACGCCCCGCGGTGATCCCGATCTGCTCGCGGTAGAACGTGTCGCCGTTCGCCTCCCACCCGGCCGTTTCCAGCTTGGGGCGCACCAGCGTTCGACATGTTTCGGCTTCGTTCATGGGCGCGAAACTCCCTCGACCCTCCGGTACGAGGTACGCTGTCACGTCCTGACGCCGGCTGGCAGATTGGATTTTACGCGGGGTTCAAGATGACTGCAACGTGCGATGCCATGACGTGATCGGCATAAGCATTTGTGGCTGACATACATATGAGCGCCGTGGTACAGCACGTATGCGCCTCGGCTCGTCTTTAAAGGCAGGGGCGCCCGCGAAGGCCGTGATCTTTTCGGGCACGCAAGCGGAAGATTAACTACTTTTCTGAAGCGTTGGTTACTGCAACCGGCGCCACGACGTTGACTTGTTTCTTGGCGATATTGACCTGGAGCACCGGGACCGCGAGCTTGCGGACCAGCGCGAGCCCCTTGACCGCGGCCAGGAACCGCTTGTTCGTGGCATCCATGCGGCGCTGGTGGAACTCGGCCTGCTTGAAACTCGCGTCCTTCTGCCCCTGGGCCGCACGTAGCTCGGCGTCCTGAACCTGGAGCCAACACGCCACGACGCGCTCGACCAGCACGCGCTCCACGGGCGTTGAGTTCTCGCCCAACAGTTCGGCGCGCATCAGATCCAGTTTCTTGAGCACGGCCTCGCGGAACCCGACATTGTCTCCGCCCATCGCCTTGATGAACGATGACATGACCTGGTCGGCCAGCTCGCCACCGAACATGCGGAGCGAGGCCGGATTGTTCAGCATCTTGCGCACGACCGGGACCGTGCTCTCGTCCCCCGCCTGCGTCCG
This region of Gemmata massiliana genomic DNA includes:
- the hsdR gene encoding EcoAI/FtnUII family type I restriction enzme subunit R translates to MNEAETCRTLVRPKLETAGWEANGDTFYREQIGITAGRIVLPGGKPRRLKKKIPDFLLYFTRDVLLAVVEAKSNIRPAGDGLQQAKDYAQILGLYFAFATNGTKVIEYDYFTHTETERADFPTPTELWQRYLKGMSLAPGYTDALLVPDYHWPDKRPRYFQRVAIERALQAIVGKQQRRCLLTLATGTGKTTVAFQICWKLWSAYWNAKGEPKRRPRILFLADRNKLVDDPKDRDFAPFGDTRLRIQGKAEKGREMYFALYQSLAGADGVPGLYQQYARDYFDLIVIDECHRGSANDEGRWREILDYFEPAYQLGMTATPLREENKDSYLYFGNPLYTYSLKQGIEDGFLAPYRVHRIVTSFDAIGWRPNKGQKDKDKNPIPDRLFQTKDFERVISIEARNKAVAVHLTNFLKRNGRYDKTIVFCADQDHADIMRQELHNLNKDLAPAAVQVGSSYVARVTADEGERGAGFLDDFQDLEKDFPVILTTSQLLTTGVDAPTCRNVVLFRPVNSMTEFKQIIGRGTRCREDKGKLFFNILDYTGSATEKFADPDFDGQPPEVTAEEIDEYGQTVATETTTNPEPDEDFNVPAGILPEQTGGRVKLRVHGGPGWIDTEVTYDLDASGKQLRVGDMPRFTAEEVRDLFADADALRTQWANPEGRKAVLEELDQRAIDLRVLAAEVGEPDADPFDLLCHLAYKSPLLTRKQRADKLRASAAAFLAGFGPPARPVLEALIDKYVEHGIGEFELPDALKVPPLSAFGPPGEIVARFSGPSQLLAAVDALQEKLYAG